The genome window CTTCCGCGACTGCGATCAGCGCGTCCTCGCTCACCACCTTGAAGAGCTTCGCACCTTCGGGCACGAGGCCGTCGAGCGCGCGCGAGTCGCCGTTGCGGAGCCGGCGCACCCCGAGCGCGTCCGCCTCGGCCTCGGCCATCGCGCCGAGCGCCTCGCGCATCCCGATAAGGCCGGCGGACTTTCTCTCCGCAAGCGCCTCGAGCACCGCCGCAAGCGGACGCGCCTTGGCGAGCGCGAAGGAGCCGCTTCGCAGCCGGCGAAGTTCGGCCAGATGGGCCACGGTGCCGAGCGCCACGCCGATATCGCGCGCGAGCGAGCGCATATAGGTTCCGGTCGAGCATGTGGCGACGAAACCGATCGACCCGGCGTCGATCGCCTCGAGCGCGAGGCGCGAAATCTCGACCTCGCGCGGCGGCGGCGGTTCGACCTCGACACCGCGGCGGGCGAGCTTGT of Candidatus Binataceae bacterium contains these proteins:
- the truB gene encoding tRNA pseudouridine(55) synthase TruB, which produces MDGVLLVDKPAGITSAEAVRQVKARVRPARVGHLGTLDPFATGLLPILIGEATKLAPFLQDGEKEYEGVIRLGVATDTLDRTGVEIETAPVPPLTAAALSGTAARFTGKIVQQPPIFSAIKRAGVPLYKLARRGVEVEPPPPREVEISRLALEAIDAGSIGFVATCSTGTYMRSLARDIGVALGTVAHLAELRRLRSGSFALAKARPLAAVLEALAERKSAGLIGMREALGAMAEAEADALGVRRLRNGDSRALDGLVPEGAKLFKVVSEDALIAVAEATSRVTARVVRVFGVD